CAAGACGCGTGTGCGTAACGTCATCAAGGCCGTGCGCGCCGCCCTGGTTGGCGGGGATGTTGCCACTGCCGAAGCGGCCCTGCTCACCGCCACCAAGGTGCTGGACAAGGCTGCCACCAAAAAGATCATTCACTGGAAGGCTGCGGCGCGGAACATCTCGCGCCTGACCACGGCCGTCAACAAGACCAAGACGGCCTAGCTTTCCGGTATTCTTGGCTTTTCCAAAGCCCGCTGCGGTGTTCCGTAGCGGGCTTTTGGTGTTTTTCCCGGCGGGGCCAGCCTTGGCGCGTGGGGTCGGACGGCCGGCCAGGGCAGCCGTTGCCTGGGGGTGGGTCTTGTGTGCGGCTGTGGCTACGGGGCTGGCGAGAGGCCATCCGGTTGTCGGGGCTGCCCCCGGGACCGGCTGACAGGGAGACCGGCCTTGGGCTATGCTGGGCGTTGCCCGGTCCTGGCGTCTCGGCGCGGGCTGGTGTTTACGGGGTGGGGTCGATTGTCCCCTGCGCTATGGGTGGCGTTGCCCGGTCCTGGCGACCGGTCTGGAGGGTCTTTATGGCACATGTGCTTTGGCTTCTGGTTGGCGTGCTGGCAGTGGTGGTTTTGGATCTGGGAGCAGGCCTGT
The sequence above is drawn from the Desulfovibrio sp. TomC genome and encodes:
- the rpsT gene encoding 30S ribosomal protein S20, whose amino-acid sequence is MANHKSAIKRHRQNLLARARNRAVKTRVRNVIKAVRAALVGGDVATAEAALLTATKVLDKAATKKIIHWKAAARNISRLTTAVNKTKTA